One region of Sphingomonas abietis genomic DNA includes:
- a CDS encoding DUF1244 domain-containing protein, translating into MHLDDIDDATAARVFRRLVLHLRHRSDAENIDLMGLAGFCRNCLGDWAAEASDGAIDKDRGREAVYGMPYGEWKAQHQGAATPEQLARMAESLKRNPPA; encoded by the coding sequence ATGCATTTGGACGACATCGATGATGCGACGGCCGCCAGGGTGTTCCGCCGGCTGGTGCTGCATCTGCGCCACCGCAGCGACGCCGAGAATATCGACCTGATGGGCCTCGCCGGCTTCTGCCGCAACTGCCTGGGCGACTGGGCGGCCGAGGCGTCCGACGGCGCGATCGACAAGGATCGGGGGCGCGAGGCGGTCTACGGGATGCCTTATGGGGAATGGAAGGCCCAGCATCAGGGCGCCGCGACTCCGGAGCAGCTCGCCCGCATGGCGGAGAGCCTGAAGCGCAATCCGCCCGCCTGA